From a single Eleginops maclovinus isolate JMC-PN-2008 ecotype Puerto Natales chromosome 2, JC_Emac_rtc_rv5, whole genome shotgun sequence genomic region:
- the bmal2 gene encoding aryl hydrocarbon receptor nuclear translocator-like protein 2 isoform X2, whose protein sequence is MSARNAAAGGGDRVGGELADVLVEDKQSDSVSLPSPMTPASAAGMSLSMEMPRKRKGSVDNQDTKSASMDMDIEDLEERHNGSDGEDQHVKMKCFREPHSQIEKRRRDKMNNLIDKLSAMIPTCNPMSRKLDKLTVLRMAVQHLKSLKGSASSFSEANYKPSFLPNEDLKHLILKAADGFLFVVGCDRGKIVFVSESVTKILNYSRAELIGQSLFDYIHPKDMGKVKEQLSASELYPRERLIDAKTGLQVQADLPVGAARLCTGARRSFFCRMKINKICVKVEEKEFQASTSKKKESQKYCTVHCTGYMRSWPTSQLGAEGEGDADKQDSSHFSCLVAVGRVHSHSTAQVNGEVRVKPTEFITRYAMDGKFTFVDQRATTILGYLPQELLGTSCYEYFHQDDLPHLADRHRKVLRSKEKIETNCYKFKTKSGSFVTLQSQWFSFVNPWTKEVEYLVSTNTVISYDNSRTCRSGSKSEQSSNSKTSEDGKKSLPVIPGISTTTGAMIYAGSIGTQIANELLDSNRMNSSPSSGSVSPFSLSQDKCPHNQISNNVPNGEATDMEIAGKSSSEEDAQGATFSGAESLMGENPQMDLDSVVGPGLGSLSSDEAAMAVIMSLLETDTNLGDAVDFEEMHWSL, encoded by the exons ATGTCGGCCAGGAATGCAGCGGCTGGCGGCGGTGACAGAGTGGGAGGCGAACTGGCAG ATGTGCTGGTTGAGGACAAACAGAGTGATTCTGTGTCATTGCCCAGCCCGATGACCCCGGCCTCAGCTGCTGGCATGTCCTTGAGCATGGAGATGCCCCGGAAGCGTAAGGGCAGCGTGGACAACCA GGATACAAAATCTGCTTCAATGGATATGGACATTGAAGACTTGGAAGAGAGGCACAACGG GTCCGATGGTGAGGACCaacatgtcaaaatgaaatGCTTCAG GGAACCACACAGCCAAATTGAGAAGAGGAGACGGGACAAAATGAACAATCTCATTGACAAACTATCAGCCATGATCCCTACGTGTAACCCCATGTCCCGTAAGCTGGACAAACTCACTGTTCTCCGAATGGCCGTGCAGCACCTCAAATCTCTCAAAG gttcagcAAGTTCTTTTTCTGAAGCCAACTACAAGCCCTCATTCCTTCCCAACGAGGATCTCAAACATCTTATCCTCAAG GCTGCGGACGGGTTCCTGTTTGTAGTGGGCTGTGACCGTGGGAAAATTGTGTTTGTCTCAGAGTCCGTCACGAAGATATTAAATTATAGTCGG GCGGAGCTGATTGGACAGAGTCTGTTTGATTACATTCACCCAAAGGACATGGGAAAAGTGAAGGAGCAGCTGTCAGCCTCTGAATTATACCCTCGTGAACGGCTAATAGATGCTAAAA CCGGTCTGCAGGTCCAGGCTGACCTCCCCGTCGGTGCAGCACGACTGTGTACAGGCGCACGGCGCTCATTCTTCTGTCGCATGAAGATAAACAAGATTTGTGTCAAAGTAGAGGAGAAGGAATTCCAAGCCAGCACCTCCAAAAAGAAAG AGTCCCAGAAATACTGCACGGTCCACTGTACAGGCTACATGCGCAGCTGGCCCACCAGTCAGTTGGGAGCTGAGGGAGAGGGCGATGCAGACAAGCAGGACAGCTCACACTTCAGCTGCCTGGTGGCGGTGGGACGCGTCCACTCCCACTCCACTGCCCAGGTTAATGGAGAAGTCAGAGTAAAACCCACAGAGTTCATCACACGCTACGCCATGGATGGCAAATTCACCTTTGTCGATCAAAG AGCGACAACCATTCTTGGTTATCTTCCCCAAGAACTGCTAGGGACATCATGCTACGAGTACTTCCATCAAGACGACTTACCGCATTTAGCTGACAGACACCGAAAAG tgctGCGGAGTAAAGAAAAAATTGAGACAAACTGCTATAAGTTCAAAACGAAAAGTGGCTCTTTCGTCACTCTGCAAAGTCAGTGGTTTAGTTTTGTAAATCCTTGGACCAAAGAAGTGGAATACTTAGTGTCAACAAACACAGTTATATC GTATGATAACAGTCGAACCTGTCGGTCAGGAAGCAAGTCTGAACAGTCAAGCAATTCCAAGACCTCTGAAG aTGGCAAGAAGTCCCTTCCAGTTATACCAGGCATCTCCACCACAACTGGAGCTATGATTTATGCTGGAAGCATCGGGACCCAGATTGCCAATGAGCTGCTGGATTCCAACAG GATGAACTCTTCACCTTCCAGTGGCAGCGTCAGCCCTTTCAGTCTATCCCAGGACAAATGTCCCCACAATCAGATCAGCAACAAT GTGCCAAACGGAGAGGCAACAGACATGGAGATTGCAGGAAAGTCCAGCTCAGAGGAGGATGCTCAAGGAGCTACATTCTCAGGAGCCGAGTCTCTCATGG GGGAGAATCCCCAGATGGATTTGGACAGCGTGGTTGGACCGGGCCTTGGCAGTCTCAGCAGTGACGAAGCAGCCATGGCAGTCATCATGAGCCTCCTGGAGACGG
- the bmal2 gene encoding aryl hydrocarbon receptor nuclear translocator-like protein 2 isoform X1: MSARNAAAGGGDRVGGELAADVLVEDKQSDSVSLPSPMTPASAAGMSLSMEMPRKRKGSVDNQDTKSASMDMDIEDLEERHNGSDGEDQHVKMKCFREPHSQIEKRRRDKMNNLIDKLSAMIPTCNPMSRKLDKLTVLRMAVQHLKSLKGSASSFSEANYKPSFLPNEDLKHLILKAADGFLFVVGCDRGKIVFVSESVTKILNYSRAELIGQSLFDYIHPKDMGKVKEQLSASELYPRERLIDAKTGLQVQADLPVGAARLCTGARRSFFCRMKINKICVKVEEKEFQASTSKKKESQKYCTVHCTGYMRSWPTSQLGAEGEGDADKQDSSHFSCLVAVGRVHSHSTAQVNGEVRVKPTEFITRYAMDGKFTFVDQRATTILGYLPQELLGTSCYEYFHQDDLPHLADRHRKVLRSKEKIETNCYKFKTKSGSFVTLQSQWFSFVNPWTKEVEYLVSTNTVISYDNSRTCRSGSKSEQSSNSKTSEDGKKSLPVIPGISTTTGAMIYAGSIGTQIANELLDSNRMNSSPSSGSVSPFSLSQDKCPHNQISNNVPNGEATDMEIAGKSSSEEDAQGATFSGAESLMGENPQMDLDSVVGPGLGSLSSDEAAMAVIMSLLETDTNLGDAVDFEEMHWSL, translated from the exons ATGTCGGCCAGGAATGCAGCGGCTGGCGGCGGTGACAGAGTGGGAGGCGAACTGGCAG CAGATGTGCTGGTTGAGGACAAACAGAGTGATTCTGTGTCATTGCCCAGCCCGATGACCCCGGCCTCAGCTGCTGGCATGTCCTTGAGCATGGAGATGCCCCGGAAGCGTAAGGGCAGCGTGGACAACCA GGATACAAAATCTGCTTCAATGGATATGGACATTGAAGACTTGGAAGAGAGGCACAACGG GTCCGATGGTGAGGACCaacatgtcaaaatgaaatGCTTCAG GGAACCACACAGCCAAATTGAGAAGAGGAGACGGGACAAAATGAACAATCTCATTGACAAACTATCAGCCATGATCCCTACGTGTAACCCCATGTCCCGTAAGCTGGACAAACTCACTGTTCTCCGAATGGCCGTGCAGCACCTCAAATCTCTCAAAG gttcagcAAGTTCTTTTTCTGAAGCCAACTACAAGCCCTCATTCCTTCCCAACGAGGATCTCAAACATCTTATCCTCAAG GCTGCGGACGGGTTCCTGTTTGTAGTGGGCTGTGACCGTGGGAAAATTGTGTTTGTCTCAGAGTCCGTCACGAAGATATTAAATTATAGTCGG GCGGAGCTGATTGGACAGAGTCTGTTTGATTACATTCACCCAAAGGACATGGGAAAAGTGAAGGAGCAGCTGTCAGCCTCTGAATTATACCCTCGTGAACGGCTAATAGATGCTAAAA CCGGTCTGCAGGTCCAGGCTGACCTCCCCGTCGGTGCAGCACGACTGTGTACAGGCGCACGGCGCTCATTCTTCTGTCGCATGAAGATAAACAAGATTTGTGTCAAAGTAGAGGAGAAGGAATTCCAAGCCAGCACCTCCAAAAAGAAAG AGTCCCAGAAATACTGCACGGTCCACTGTACAGGCTACATGCGCAGCTGGCCCACCAGTCAGTTGGGAGCTGAGGGAGAGGGCGATGCAGACAAGCAGGACAGCTCACACTTCAGCTGCCTGGTGGCGGTGGGACGCGTCCACTCCCACTCCACTGCCCAGGTTAATGGAGAAGTCAGAGTAAAACCCACAGAGTTCATCACACGCTACGCCATGGATGGCAAATTCACCTTTGTCGATCAAAG AGCGACAACCATTCTTGGTTATCTTCCCCAAGAACTGCTAGGGACATCATGCTACGAGTACTTCCATCAAGACGACTTACCGCATTTAGCTGACAGACACCGAAAAG tgctGCGGAGTAAAGAAAAAATTGAGACAAACTGCTATAAGTTCAAAACGAAAAGTGGCTCTTTCGTCACTCTGCAAAGTCAGTGGTTTAGTTTTGTAAATCCTTGGACCAAAGAAGTGGAATACTTAGTGTCAACAAACACAGTTATATC GTATGATAACAGTCGAACCTGTCGGTCAGGAAGCAAGTCTGAACAGTCAAGCAATTCCAAGACCTCTGAAG aTGGCAAGAAGTCCCTTCCAGTTATACCAGGCATCTCCACCACAACTGGAGCTATGATTTATGCTGGAAGCATCGGGACCCAGATTGCCAATGAGCTGCTGGATTCCAACAG GATGAACTCTTCACCTTCCAGTGGCAGCGTCAGCCCTTTCAGTCTATCCCAGGACAAATGTCCCCACAATCAGATCAGCAACAAT GTGCCAAACGGAGAGGCAACAGACATGGAGATTGCAGGAAAGTCCAGCTCAGAGGAGGATGCTCAAGGAGCTACATTCTCAGGAGCCGAGTCTCTCATGG GGGAGAATCCCCAGATGGATTTGGACAGCGTGGTTGGACCGGGCCTTGGCAGTCTCAGCAGTGACGAAGCAGCCATGGCAGTCATCATGAGCCTCCTGGAGACGG